The region CCATTATTTCTCCTAGATCTGAAAAAAAACCAATTATTTTACATTGTGCAAGAATGGGAAGTTATCAAAAAAATACGGATCTACTTTTTAAAATTTTATCCAAGGTGGATTTAACGGGCTGGGAAGTTAGATTAGTAGGTCAGGCTACACCAAAAGTTAAAGAAAGTATTAAAGAATTAAACACCATGTATCATGATAGTAACCCTATTACGTTTGTTGGTGAGTTAAATGACGAAACTAGCCTATTAAGTGAATTTAGAGATGCTTCAATTTTTATTTTGACATCAAGGTTCGAAGGTTTTCCTTTGGTTTTTACCGAGGCGGCAGCTTATGGTTGTTATATTCTATCTATGGAAGTGGGGGCAGATAAAGATATTGTTGGAAGCTATAAATATGGAGGTGAAGTCTTCACGCAAGATTCTGATTCAAAATTTGTTCAGGCATTACAAGAGGCAATGATTAAGCTTCCTAACAAAGATGTATCCAATGCAATAATAGAACGAGCAAAGATAGAATTTAACTGGGAATCTATCGTGAGTAATATGCTAAAGATATTGAGTGATCAGAAATCTTAAATGATATTTTTTCTTTAGTATTAATTTCTTGAGGATTGGATGAAAAAAATAATACTAATTATATTTGCAATTGTTTTGACGATTTTAGAATATAGTTTATTAGATAAAATGTTATCTAAAGACCTAATCAAAATTGAATTTAGCATTAATAGAGAAGGAAAACCAGCGGGAAAAGGTTTTTCAGATGTTTCTGTTGGTTATTTAAAATATTTACGAAATGAATACAGAAAATCTATAGATAAAGTAAACATGGGATGTGGTTATTTTAATGTGAATCTTTTGGTAAGAGATTACACTAATATGATATATTTGGAGGCTTACTGTACTTTAGACAATATAGATGAAAGCTCAGTGATAAGCCTTCTTGCTAAACCAATGGAGAATATTCTAGAAAATTCAAATAATATAATGGGAGAGGTAGTTATTCATGATATATCGTTCATTAAAAAACCTAAAGACTCTAAGATGTTTGAACTGAAAATTTTGTTTTTATCTATATTCTTCACCATATTAGTTTTTATATGTTTTTCTTCACTTTGCATAAATAAATTATGAGAGCAATTAAACTCCTGTCTTTATGGTGGATTTTTTGGCTGTTATCTGCACTTTTAAATACAGGATTAACCTATGCTCCTAATTCATCAATAATCCCTACATTAATATTTGTTGGTGGTATGATTTTTGGAGGAAAATTAAGCTCGTTGACGCCAGGAAATAAAGTTCATTACGATCTAGATAGTAAAATAGTAGTTCATATAATATCATTATTAATAATTATCTCTATGTTTTTATTGTTACCAACAATATACATAGTAGCAAAAGGTTTGATTTCAGGAGTAAGTTTTTTACATATCCGTCATATGATATTTTCTGGAAATGAAATTGGTGTATATGAAAAATTCATCTTTAATGTTTCATCAGCGTTGATTTTAAATCTATCAATGGTATTGTCAGTAATTACCTGTTTTTTATATAAAAATAATAAAGTGTTTTTTTTATGTCTGCTGTTAATTTGTACTTTAGGGCTAATTAGAGTCGGTCGTGTAGAGATATACCAGTTTTTAATGGTCTATCTATTTATGTTTTTTATATTAAATCCTGGAAAAATTTTGTATTTTCTAAAAATAAAATTTAAGAAAATACTAATAATGATGACTCTTGTTATTGTTGTCATGGCTTGCATAAGTCTAGGAAGAGGGCATGATATTATCACCGGATTCATAAACTACCATACAGTTGGTTTTTATCTTTTTAGTAAATACATAAATGGACTTCCAGATGTAGTAGTAGATACAAAAAGTTATGGAGTAAGTTATTTTGGTGGGATTGATTATGTAGTTGGCTTGTTGGGTAAGCTTTTTTTCAATATGGGTGATTCATTTTCTTACCATAATTCAATAATAGAATCAGTCGATAGAGTTACTCATACGCGCGAAATGATAACTTCTAATGGAATTATGTATGCAATGTCGGGGCACAACACATATTATACATTATTAATGTCAGGATATCTTTCGTTTGGTCTCTTCGGGGTTTTGTTACTAGGTTGTGTTCTAGGATTTTTAATTACTGAACTTTCAAAAAATTCAGCTGATGGATGTATATTATCGGTCATATTTCTTACAATGTTAGTCTCTATGGTTTTTATGGGAATATTTTATAATCCATTGAACACTATAGGATTTTGGATAACTATCCTAATATTAAACATGGCGCTTGTTACAGCTAGAATTATTAAGTTGCGCTTATGATTAAATTCCCCAAGGATAAATTAATTAAATGAAACATATTGTATTTCTAACAGAAAATTACTATCCCAATTATTCAGCAGTGAGTAATTGTGCGGAAAAAATAATTGATTTACTCAAAGAAAGATATGATATAAGTGTGATTTCTGTTATAGATAATTCTGAGTTAAGTTCGCACGAATATTTCAATAATTACCAGATATATAGAATTAATAGACCATATCAGGATAAGTTAAATATAATCCGGTATAATGAGAATAATAAATCTAAATTTGTTTTAAAAGGAAAGTTATTTCTGACGAGGCTTGTTAATTTAGTTAAATTCTTATTTAAAAAGGAAAGTATAGATAAAGATTTCATTAAAGCTTATTTTGATAAGATTTCGGAAATACATAAAAATAAAAAAGTTGATATTGTTGTGCCATTGGTTTTTCCTTTTGAGACGGTATTGTCTTCCATTGAATTTAAAAAAATAATTCATTCTAATGTGATAATAGTTCCTTACATTTTTGATAATTTTTCTAACTCAGTAAGTCTTCATCGTTTTAATTTAAATAGAAAGATAAAATTTAGAGCCAATTTAAACCTTGAGAGATCTATGGTAAAATTTTCTTCGAAAATACTAGCGATGCACCCTTTGAGGGAACATTTTCTGAAAAATGGCCTGGATGATTCGAACAAAATTGTATATCTTGAACATCCTTTATTAGAAGATAAATCTTGCAGTATATCTCGCGAAAATAAAAAAGATATTATTACGAGGGTTACTTATACTGGAGGACTTTTTCGAGGCGTTAGAACAGCTGATATTTGTTTGAAATTATTAGATGCTATATCTAAGGAAATATTTTTGAAAGTAGATTTTTACTGTTTCGGTAATGATATGAGATCAGTGAAATCGTATTCACAGTCAAACCCAGAGGTTTTTTTTAATCATGGACGTGTTTCAAAAAGTGAGGCAGAACAAGCTATCTCAATATCAGATTTTTTAATTAGTATTGGTGATGTTGAAGGTAAGCAACTATCAAGCAAAATATTTGATTATTTGTCAATGGGTAAACCGATAATTCACTTTTCATATGTAGAAGATTGCGTTAATGCTCAGTTTCTGAAAAAATACCCGTTATCGTTTGTTATTTATCAAAGAGATTTAGAGTTAAACTTCAAAGAGACTGCAGTCAAAGCGACTAATTTTTTCACTAGAGTAAAAAACGAGAGGTGCGAATTTTTTGAAGTGTCTAAAATTTACCCAGAGGCTCTACCTCAGTATACAGTCAATACAATAGTTGAGATAGTAGAGAGTGATATATCTTTCAGTGAGGTTCATTAATGATTGTTGTAAATGCGACAGCATTGAGAGAGGGGGGGGGGCTTTCTATCCTTAATCAAATGGTGGAATTTATAAGCAATAGGGATGAATATTTTATTTTTTTTATTCATCCTTCTGTGAATATACATTTAACC is a window of Vibrio porteresiae DSM 19223 DNA encoding:
- a CDS encoding glycosyltransferase family protein, encoding MKHIVFLTENYYPNYSAVSNCAEKIIDLLKERYDISVISVIDNSELSSHEYFNNYQIYRINRPYQDKLNIIRYNENNKSKFVLKGKLFLTRLVNLVKFLFKKESIDKDFIKAYFDKISEIHKNKKVDIVVPLVFPFETVLSSIEFKKIIHSNVIIVPYIFDNFSNSVSLHRFNLNRKIKFRANLNLERSMVKFSSKILAMHPLREHFLKNGLDDSNKIVYLEHPLLEDKSCSISRENKKDIITRVTYTGGLFRGVRTADICLKLLDAISKEIFLKVDFYCFGNDMRSVKSYSQSNPEVFFNHGRVSKSEAEQAISISDFLISIGDVEGKQLSSKIFDYLSMGKPIIHFSYVEDCVNAQFLKKYPLSFVIYQRDLELNFKETAVKATNFFTRVKNERCEFFEVSKIYPEALPQYTVNTIVEIVESDISFSEVH
- a CDS encoding glycosyltransferase family 4 protein, coding for MSNNIFLFYDNPCLDEVHYKKDIGLILEELALQLDSKGTILVRRNAVSPNVKNIRTSLITKVWEDKAWLPEGLNRCLFFLTESLKVLRNRDIILLFHIKSIYIIPILFNVFIFRSEGKIIWKLDADRKAIEALSELTQGNIFYGVKYRILKWMMSRCSLVSTETKEGFNKLKKLYPVNYFPNGFDFKRHAIISPRSEKKPIILHCARMGSYQKNTDLLFKILSKVDLTGWEVRLVGQATPKVKESIKELNTMYHDSNPITFVGELNDETSLLSEFRDASIFILTSRFEGFPLVFTEAAAYGCYILSMEVGADKDIVGSYKYGGEVFTQDSDSKFVQALQEAMIKLPNKDVSNAIIERAKIEFNWESIVSNMLKILSDQKS
- a CDS encoding O-antigen polymerase, whose protein sequence is MRAIKLLSLWWIFWLLSALLNTGLTYAPNSSIIPTLIFVGGMIFGGKLSSLTPGNKVHYDLDSKIVVHIISLLIIISMFLLLPTIYIVAKGLISGVSFLHIRHMIFSGNEIGVYEKFIFNVSSALILNLSMVLSVITCFLYKNNKVFFLCLLLICTLGLIRVGRVEIYQFLMVYLFMFFILNPGKILYFLKIKFKKILIMMTLVIVVMACISLGRGHDIITGFINYHTVGFYLFSKYINGLPDVVVDTKSYGVSYFGGIDYVVGLLGKLFFNMGDSFSYHNSIIESVDRVTHTREMITSNGIMYAMSGHNTYYTLLMSGYLSFGLFGVLLLGCVLGFLITELSKNSADGCILSVIFLTMLVSMVFMGIFYNPLNTIGFWITILILNMALVTARIIKLRL